Proteins encoded by one window of Halorussus salinus:
- a CDS encoding ABC transporter permease — MSTDRDADASLLERVRENPGPALGWLAGALILFALEAGAVVNFVTGFFGPGMELPTLLTRDLIPNNGYVTPDGAWKETFLNLPAAYAWALRVVLIYAYAFVCLVWLWRGYETYRKHYRHADWTPRDDMVDRLRGHRWGQFGAVIVFAFVVMAMFAPALGPTTVERTISNPYSHYIEYTNDEGQLENITVGSANLGARSQGTPDRNVGPMTYDQYGRWHPFGTLPSGKDMFTFMAAGARISLFIGLISVGVSGLIAAAFALLTAYYKGLVDLAVVITGDSIMSLPRLLFVMLLSVVLGGTWIAEIYSGALILALIFAGTGWPFLWRSVRGPAMQVSEQEWIDAAKSFGQRPSVTMRKHMAPYILGYLLVYSSMTLGGVIIAVAGLSFLGLGINPPTPEWGRAVDIGQAYVTTSSWHISFIPGVMIVLVVTAFNALGDGIRDAVDPQSESGEGDAEVAAAGGGGA, encoded by the coding sequence ATGAGTACAGACAGAGACGCAGACGCCTCCCTCCTCGAACGAGTTCGTGAGAACCCCGGCCCGGCACTCGGATGGCTCGCCGGGGCACTGATACTGTTCGCGCTGGAAGCCGGAGCGGTCGTCAACTTCGTCACCGGCTTCTTCGGACCCGGAATGGAGTTGCCGACGCTCCTGACGCGGGACCTCATCCCGAACAACGGCTACGTGACGCCGGACGGCGCGTGGAAAGAGACGTTCCTCAACCTCCCGGCCGCGTACGCGTGGGCGCTCCGCGTCGTCCTCATCTACGCCTACGCTTTCGTCTGTCTGGTCTGGCTCTGGCGCGGCTACGAAACCTACCGGAAACACTACCGCCACGCCGACTGGACGCCGCGAGACGACATGGTCGATAGGCTCCGCGGACACCGATGGGGGCAGTTCGGCGCTGTCATCGTCTTCGCGTTCGTCGTGATGGCGATGTTCGCACCCGCGCTCGGTCCGACGACTGTCGAGCGGACCATCTCGAACCCCTACTCGCACTACATCGAGTACACCAACGACGAGGGGCAACTGGAGAACATCACGGTCGGGTCGGCCAACCTCGGGGCGCGCTCGCAGGGGACGCCCGACCGCAACGTCGGCCCGATGACGTACGACCAGTACGGTCGGTGGCACCCCTTCGGGACGTTACCGTCCGGGAAAGACATGTTCACGTTCATGGCCGCGGGAGCGCGGATATCGCTGTTCATCGGTCTGATATCCGTCGGCGTAAGCGGGCTCATCGCGGCGGCGTTCGCGCTGTTGACGGCCTACTACAAGGGGCTGGTAGACCTCGCGGTCGTCATCACTGGTGACTCTATAATGTCGTTACCGAGACTACTGTTCGTCATGCTGTTGTCGGTGGTGTTGGGCGGCACGTGGATAGCCGAAATCTACAGCGGCGCGCTCATCTTGGCGCTCATCTTCGCCGGGACCGGGTGGCCGTTCCTATGGCGGTCCGTACGCGGACCCGCGATGCAGGTCTCCGAGCAGGAGTGGATAGACGCCGCCAAGAGCTTCGGACAGCGACCGAGCGTCACGATGCGCAAGCACATGGCACCGTACATCCTCGGCTACCTGCTGGTGTACTCCTCGATGACCCTCGGCGGCGTCATCATCGCCGTCGCTGGCCTCTCGTTCCTCGGGTTGGGTATCAACCCGCCGACGCCCGAGTGGGGCCGCGCAGTGGACATCGGACAGGCGTACGTCACCACCTCGTCGTGGCACATCTCGTTCATCCCCGGCGTGATGATCGTGCTGGTCGTGACCGCGTTCAACGCGCTGGGTGACGGCATCCGCGACGCCGTGGACCCGCAGAGCGAGAGCGGCGAAGGCGACGCCGAAGTCGCCGCAGCCGGAGGAGGTGGTGCCTGA
- a CDS encoding ABC transporter ATP-binding protein, which yields MAQRETTTVREDDEALLSVENLQTAFFTDKEVIRAVDGVSFDIHRGETVGIVGESGSGKSVTARSIMGLVDTPGRVLEGSSIRFDGEELTEKTEKQYRNLRGSDIAMVFQDPLTSLNPVYTVGNQIKEALRLHQDLRGSEATDEAIELLEAVGIPDAARRVREYPHEFSGGMRQRAVIAMALACDPELLICDEPTTALDVTIQAQILELLDELQEERNLAIMFITHDMGVIAEISDRVNVMYAGEIVESAPVEELYENPRHPYTEGLLQSIPGNQPGADRLSTIEGDVPTPNEPASYCRFEPRCPKAFEECTRVHPASVEVNTDAADHTAACLLYPEDVSEGEAVELHEQRESQREVSER from the coding sequence ATGGCACAACGAGAGACCACTACGGTACGGGAAGACGACGAGGCCCTGCTGTCGGTCGAGAACCTCCAGACCGCCTTCTTCACGGACAAGGAGGTCATCCGCGCGGTGGACGGCGTGAGCTTCGACATCCACCGAGGAGAGACCGTCGGCATCGTCGGCGAGTCCGGGTCGGGCAAGAGCGTCACCGCCCGCTCCATCATGGGGCTGGTGGACACGCCCGGTCGGGTGCTGGAGGGCAGTAGCATCCGGTTCGACGGCGAGGAGTTGACCGAGAAGACCGAAAAGCAGTACCGGAACCTCCGGGGGAGCGACATCGCGATGGTGTTCCAAGACCCGCTGACCTCGCTGAATCCGGTGTACACGGTCGGCAACCAGATCAAGGAGGCGCTTCGGCTCCACCAAGACCTGCGCGGGTCCGAAGCGACCGACGAGGCCATCGAGTTGCTCGAAGCAGTCGGGATTCCGGACGCCGCCCGGCGGGTCCGGGAGTACCCCCACGAGTTCTCGGGCGGGATGCGCCAGCGCGCGGTCATCGCGATGGCGCTGGCCTGCGACCCCGAGTTGCTCATCTGCGACGAGCCGACCACCGCCCTCGACGTGACGATTCAGGCCCAGATTCTGGAACTCTTGGACGAGTTGCAGGAAGAGCGCAATCTGGCCATCATGTTCATCACCCACGACATGGGCGTCATCGCGGAGATTTCCGACCGCGTGAACGTGATGTACGCGGGCGAAATCGTCGAAAGCGCGCCGGTCGAGGAGCTTTACGAGAACCCCCGACACCCCTACACCGAGGGACTGTTACAGTCGATTCCGGGCAACCAACCCGGTGCCGACCGGCTCTCGACCATCGAGGGCGACGTGCCGACGCCGAACGAACCCGCGAGCTACTGCCGGTTCGAGCCGCGGTGTCCGAAGGCGTTCGAGGAGTGTACGCGGGTCCACCCCGCGTCGGTCGAAGTGAACACGGACGCGGCGGACCACACCGCGGCCTGCTTGCTGTACCCCGAAGACGTATCGGAGGGTGAGGCCGTCGAGTTACACGAACAGCGCGAGAGCCAGCGCGAGGTGAGCGAACGATGA
- a CDS encoding ABC transporter ATP-binding protein: MSEQVQQESVGVATGETLVEVNELKTYYDDGGIVDSNPVKAVDGVDFEIKRGETLGLVGESGCGKTTLGRTLIQLEDSTAGEVLFDGTDVTELSGQELKDWRRNSQMVFQDPESSLNDRMTIGEIIREPLDVHDWNTPEERRERVRELLDVVGLQPAHYYRYPHQFSGGQRQRIGIARALALEPEFVVLDEPVSALDVSVQAQILNLLEDLQDEFGLTYLFIAHDLSVVRHICDRVAVMYLGNVMELGDTEELFENPKNPYTHSLLSAIPEPDPTANKDRITLRGTPPSPRDPPQGCPFTTRCPMKIRPEKYQDMDSDTWVAIEVFREVLRERSRAEKSLTEQAKELLGMETRFSDIGEIKRELFGDIELSGEVQRHIDAAADHVEENDERQARQVLREEFGSVCDFEEPDDHVVSDTGRVSHCHRHQSEYTEPDEFVPYTDR, encoded by the coding sequence ATGAGCGAACAAGTCCAACAGGAGTCGGTCGGCGTCGCTACCGGCGAGACGCTCGTGGAGGTCAACGAACTGAAGACCTACTACGACGACGGCGGTATCGTCGATTCGAACCCCGTGAAAGCGGTCGATGGCGTAGACTTCGAGATCAAGCGCGGCGAGACGCTGGGGCTGGTCGGCGAGTCCGGCTGTGGCAAGACGACGCTCGGCCGGACGCTCATCCAGTTGGAGGACTCGACCGCCGGTGAGGTCCTGTTCGACGGGACCGACGTGACCGAACTCTCCGGGCAGGAGCTGAAAGACTGGCGACGCAACAGCCAGATGGTGTTCCAAGACCCGGAATCGAGCCTCAACGACCGGATGACCATCGGAGAAATCATCCGGGAACCGCTCGACGTTCACGACTGGAACACGCCCGAGGAGCGCCGCGAGCGCGTCCGCGAACTGCTGGACGTGGTGGGACTCCAACCGGCGCACTACTACCGGTACCCCCACCAGTTCTCGGGCGGCCAGCGCCAGCGAATCGGCATCGCGCGGGCCTTGGCGCTGGAACCCGAGTTCGTCGTGCTGGACGAACCGGTGTCGGCGCTGGACGTGTCCGTGCAGGCTCAGATTCTGAACCTGCTGGAGGACTTGCAGGACGAGTTCGGGCTGACGTATCTGTTCATCGCCCACGACCTGAGCGTGGTCCGGCACATCTGCGACCGCGTGGCCGTGATGTATCTGGGCAACGTGATGGAGTTGGGCGACACCGAGGAGCTGTTCGAGAACCCCAAGAACCCCTACACCCACTCGCTGTTGTCGGCGATTCCCGAACCCGACCCCACGGCGAACAAGGACCGCATCACGCTTCGGGGGACGCCGCCGAGTCCGCGCGACCCGCCGCAGGGCTGTCCGTTCACGACGCGGTGTCCGATGAAGATTCGCCCCGAGAAGTACCAAGACATGGACTCGGACACGTGGGTCGCCATCGAGGTGTTCCGCGAGGTCCTGCGCGAGCGGTCGCGCGCCGAGAAGTCGCTGACCGAGCAGGCCAAAGAACTGCTCGGGATGGAGACGCGCTTCTCCGACATCGGCGAGATCAAACGCGAACTGTTCGGCGACATCGAGTTGTCGGGCGAGGTCCAGCGCCACATCGACGCGGCCGCCGACCACGTCGAGGAGAACGACGAGAGACAAGCCCGGCAAGTCCTGCGCGAGGAGTTCGGGAGCGTCTGTGACTTCGAGGAGCCCGACGACCACGTGGTCAGCGACACCGGGCGCGTCAGTCACTGTCACCGCCACCAGTCGGAGTACACCGAGCCCGACGAGTTCGTCCCCTACACCGACCGGTAG
- a CDS encoding DUF7555 family protein has protein sequence MSSPPSHSANARRARKAVDAVVYALAVAAVVFLLGAVLGVLLGGGLVTAKYVMFLLGILLFGYGTFQLRPDPPWDTTETDEGELKVTKNEQNSRVIGERDETRFQAAVQRIPPLPWYSLPPNQRFSVGFKLFLASLATLAWSFVLETVFGVMG, from the coding sequence ATGTCGTCGCCGCCTTCCCACTCCGCGAACGCTCGGCGCGCGCGGAAGGCCGTGGATGCCGTCGTCTACGCCCTCGCGGTCGCCGCCGTGGTGTTCCTCCTCGGGGCGGTCCTCGGGGTCCTCCTCGGCGGGGGTCTCGTCACCGCGAAGTACGTGATGTTTCTCCTCGGCATCCTGCTGTTCGGCTACGGGACGTTTCAGCTCCGGCCGGACCCGCCGTGGGACACCACCGAGACCGACGAGGGCGAACTCAAGGTGACGAAAAACGAGCAGAACAGCCGGGTCATCGGCGAACGCGACGAGACGAGGTTTCAGGCCGCGGTCCAGCGGATTCCGCCGCTCCCGTGGTACTCGCTCCCGCCGAACCAGCGGTTCTCGGTGGGATTCAAGCTGTTCCTCGCGAGTCTGGCGACGCTGGCGTGGTCGTTCGTGCTGGAGACGGTGTTCGGCGTCATGGGATAG
- a CDS encoding DUF7529 family protein, whose translation MPEAGEGEDPDYAEQIAASADVHKGAWQRTIDDMRAMEEDLEAEGWSVVAIGAGHTAPTNPDSGETDRWGFVHVVPGNDADEFSEAVETGKFPEYRVFRNEMQGRIFMLTQLLDPESETAILLAGNFEVRHAPGLVKTALKEDEMYTHVQTLDGTHLGSFRHDDLTKFFPDPHKYAGYDVPFDDVLDDEESDSE comes from the coding sequence ATGCCAGAAGCAGGGGAGGGAGAAGACCCCGACTACGCCGAGCAGATCGCCGCGAGCGCGGACGTTCACAAGGGCGCGTGGCAGCGCACCATCGACGACATGCGGGCGATGGAGGAGGACCTCGAAGCCGAGGGGTGGAGCGTCGTCGCCATCGGCGCGGGCCACACCGCGCCGACGAACCCCGATTCGGGCGAGACCGACCGCTGGGGGTTCGTCCACGTCGTCCCCGGCAACGACGCCGACGAGTTCTCCGAGGCCGTCGAGACCGGCAAGTTCCCGGAGTATCGCGTATTCCGCAACGAGATGCAGGGTCGCATCTTCATGCTGACTCAACTGCTGGACCCCGAGTCGGAGACCGCGATACTCCTCGCGGGTAACTTCGAGGTGCGCCACGCCCCCGGTCTCGTCAAGACCGCGCTGAAGGAAGACGAGATGTATACCCACGTTCAGACGCTCGACGGCACCCACTTGGGGTCGTTCCGCCACGACGACCTGACGAAGTTCTTCCCCGACCCGCACAAGTACGCGGGCTACGACGTGCCCTTCGACGACGTGCTGGACGACGAGGAGTCGGACTCCGAGTAG
- a CDS encoding CBS domain-containing protein — MNVGEAMTPRSEVVTVELPGTRDDVLEYLQERSFSSVPVVKNSDGTEEFRGLISRDDLIENPDEDQLAMLMRDVPTTTQDTTIEEVAALMVSEGARRVPVVDGQLEGIVTVTDVVRAIADGEAAGDAAVGDIASRDVNTTYDGTPLTVAERELYYANLPYAVVLDEEGEMDGVLTEVDIIEVARVVEGEDDTGDSIADEDDDWKWESIKAVGKRYLPTRNVEIPAAPVEEFMTHDVVTVSGEKTAKQAAQMMLRNDIEQIPLMNGDRLTGIVRDVNLLEALQ; from the coding sequence ATGAACGTAGGCGAAGCCATGACGCCACGCTCGGAGGTCGTCACCGTGGAACTTCCGGGCACCCGCGACGACGTGCTAGAGTATCTACAGGAGCGGTCGTTCTCGTCCGTTCCCGTGGTCAAGAACAGCGACGGTACCGAGGAGTTCCGCGGTCTCATCTCGCGCGACGACCTCATCGAGAACCCCGACGAGGACCAACTCGCGATGCTGATGCGCGACGTGCCGACCACCACGCAGGACACGACCATCGAGGAGGTCGCGGCCCTGATGGTCTCGGAGGGCGCGCGCCGGGTCCCGGTCGTGGACGGCCAGTTGGAGGGCATCGTCACCGTGACCGACGTGGTTCGGGCCATCGCGGACGGCGAGGCCGCCGGGGACGCGGCGGTCGGCGACATCGCCTCCCGCGACGTGAACACCACCTACGACGGGACGCCCCTGACCGTCGCCGAGCGCGAACTCTACTACGCGAACCTGCCCTACGCGGTCGTCCTCGACGAGGAGGGCGAGATGGACGGCGTGCTGACCGAGGTGGACATCATCGAGGTCGCGCGCGTCGTGGAGGGCGAGGACGACACGGGCGACTCCATCGCCGACGAGGACGACGACTGGAAGTGGGAGTCCATCAAGGCGGTCGGCAAGCGCTACCTGCCGACCCGGAACGTCGAGATTCCGGCCGCGCCGGTCGAGGAGTTCATGACTCACGACGTAGTGACCGTCTCGGGCGAGAAGACCGCCAAGCAGGCCGCCCAGATGATGCTTCGCAACGACATCGAGCAGATTCCGCTGATGAACGGCGACCGCCTCACGGGCATCGTCCGCGACGTGAATCTGCTGGAGGCCCTACAGTGA
- the glyS gene encoding glycine--tRNA ligase, which translates to MSRNDLVELAKRRGYFFQSAGAYGGVSGFYTYGPQGATLKQNVENTWRERFQVREGHREIDAPTVMPEPVFEASGHLDTFDDMLVECPECGESHRADHLIEDNTDIEEAEALPIDEVEALIADHDLVCPNCGTELAGESVDDFNLMFETNIGPGDSSPGYLRPETAQGIFVEFPQLAEYARNQLPFGITQIGKAYRNEISPRNSLIRTREFTQAELEHFIDPNEDEPDIEKVADVELKLYPADAQEEDGTEYVYKTVEEAVEEGVVHEWVAYYLGVGKQWYESIGVDMDRFRFRQHLAGERAHYAADCWDAEGEIDGDWYELAGFAYRSDYDLSKHDEYSDDDFTVFKQYDEPKVVERATVEPDMSYLGPEFGGDAGAVADELEKLAERDRAAFDSEEVTVEVDGDEYAVPTEKTGFGVEEQKETGEHVMPHVVEPSIGVDRAVYTTLIHAYEEDEVEGESRKRLALEPEVAPTFVGVFPLMEKDGMGETAREITDDLRAAGFDVTYDDSGNIGRRYRRQDEVGTPFCVTVDYESLEEETVTLRERDSTEQVRVPIADLPDLLGDLRTGETTFAELDAPAPEQ; encoded by the coding sequence GTGAGCCGAAACGACCTCGTGGAACTGGCCAAGCGCCGAGGGTACTTCTTCCAGTCGGCGGGCGCGTACGGCGGCGTCTCGGGGTTCTACACCTACGGCCCGCAGGGCGCGACGCTCAAGCAGAACGTCGAGAACACGTGGCGCGAGCGGTTTCAGGTCCGCGAGGGCCACCGCGAGATAGACGCCCCGACCGTGATGCCCGAACCCGTCTTCGAGGCGTCGGGCCACCTCGACACCTTCGACGACATGCTCGTGGAGTGTCCCGAGTGCGGCGAGAGCCACCGCGCGGACCACCTCATCGAGGACAACACGGACATCGAGGAGGCCGAGGCGCTTCCCATCGACGAGGTGGAGGCGCTCATCGCCGACCACGACCTCGTCTGCCCGAACTGCGGGACCGAACTCGCGGGCGAGTCGGTGGACGACTTCAACCTGATGTTCGAGACGAACATCGGGCCGGGCGACTCCTCGCCGGGCTATCTGCGCCCCGAGACCGCACAGGGCATCTTCGTGGAGTTCCCGCAACTCGCGGAGTACGCCCGCAACCAGCTTCCGTTCGGTATCACCCAGATCGGCAAGGCCTACCGCAACGAAATTTCCCCCCGAAACTCGCTCATCCGGACGCGGGAGTTCACGCAGGCGGAGTTGGAACACTTCATCGACCCCAACGAGGACGAACCGGACATCGAGAAGGTCGCCGACGTGGAACTCAAACTCTACCCGGCCGACGCACAGGAGGAGGACGGCACCGAGTACGTCTACAAGACCGTCGAGGAGGCCGTCGAGGAGGGCGTCGTTCACGAGTGGGTCGCCTACTATCTGGGCGTCGGCAAGCAGTGGTACGAGTCCATCGGCGTGGACATGGACCGGTTCCGGTTCCGCCAGCACCTCGCGGGCGAGCGCGCCCACTACGCGGCCGACTGCTGGGACGCCGAGGGCGAAATCGACGGCGACTGGTACGAACTCGCCGGGTTCGCCTACCGGAGCGACTACGACCTGAGTAAACACGACGAGTACTCCGACGACGACTTCACCGTCTTCAAGCAGTACGACGAGCCGAAGGTGGTCGAGCGCGCGACCGTCGAGCCCGACATGAGCTACCTCGGGCCGGAGTTCGGCGGCGACGCCGGAGCCGTGGCCGACGAACTCGAAAAGCTGGCCGAGCGCGACCGCGCGGCGTTCGACTCCGAGGAGGTGACCGTCGAAGTCGACGGCGACGAGTACGCCGTCCCGACCGAGAAGACCGGCTTCGGCGTCGAGGAGCAGAAGGAGACCGGCGAACACGTCATGCCCCACGTCGTGGAACCCTCCATCGGCGTGGACCGCGCGGTCTACACGACGCTGATTCACGCCTACGAGGAGGACGAAGTGGAGGGCGAGAGCCGCAAGCGCCTCGCGCTCGAACCCGAAGTCGCGCCCACCTTCGTCGGCGTCTTCCCGCTGATGGAGAAAGACGGCATGGGCGAGACCGCCCGTGAGATTACCGACGACCTCCGCGCGGCCGGTTTCGACGTGACCTACGACGACTCGGGCAACATCGGTCGGCGCTACCGGCGACAGGACGAGGTCGGCACGCCGTTCTGCGTGACGGTGGACTACGAGAGTCTAGAAGAAGAGACCGTCACCCTCCGCGAGCGCGACTCGACCGAACAGGTCCGGGTGCCCATCGCGGACCTGCCCGACCTCCTCGGGGACCTCCGCACGGGCGAAACGACCTTCGCGGAGCTGGACGCGCCCGCCCCCGAACAGTAA
- a CDS encoding diacylglycerol/polyprenol kinase family protein — translation MSLPSEVKRRLVHVSGTGYPALYLLDLASYRELQLLLVASSVVALVLEVIRLFVGLDWRIFDELTREYEQDNLAGYALYIFGMTVAALAFGPRVSVPAMLMLTIADPISGLAGSGELGVKQTHTLLLTFGVCLLITSLSGLPLVAAVLGALAATLADGMKPIVAGYVIDDNITIPVVSAVVMYLALQYLPTVRL, via the coding sequence GTGTCGCTACCCAGCGAGGTCAAGCGCCGACTCGTCCACGTCTCGGGGACGGGCTACCCGGCGCTGTACCTGCTGGACCTCGCGTCCTACCGGGAGTTGCAACTGTTGCTCGTGGCGAGTTCGGTCGTCGCGCTCGTGTTGGAAGTGATTCGGCTGTTCGTCGGGTTGGACTGGCGCATCTTCGACGAGTTGACCCGCGAGTACGAGCAGGACAACCTCGCGGGCTACGCGCTCTACATCTTCGGGATGACCGTGGCCGCCCTCGCGTTCGGGCCGCGGGTCTCGGTCCCCGCGATGTTGATGCTCACCATCGCCGACCCCATCAGCGGGCTGGCGGGCTCGGGCGAGTTGGGCGTCAAGCAGACCCACACGCTCTTGCTCACGTTCGGCGTCTGTCTGCTCATCACGAGTCTGTCGGGCCTCCCGCTAGTCGCGGCAGTGTTGGGCGCGCTGGCCGCGACGCTGGCCGACGGCATGAAACCAATCGTCGCTGGCTACGTCATCGACGACAACATCACGATTCCGGTCGTCTCGGCGGTCGTGATGTATCTGGCGTTGCAGTACCTGCCGACGGTGAGGCTCTGA